The sequence GGATTACATTTTACAGATGAATTACTAAATCAAATACGAGATAAGGGTGCTCAAATAGCTTTTTTAACGTTATATGTATCGTGGGGAACATTTCAGCCTGTTAGAGTGGATGATATCAGGTTGCACAAAATGCATACGGAAGAGTATTTCCTGCCCAAGGAAACCGTAGAAGCTATTTACAAAGCAAAAGAAAGTGGAGGGAGGATTATAGCTGTTGGCACTACATCGCTGCGTGTACTTGAGTCAGTATATTCTAATGGCAAGTACAGCTATGGACATGGTGCTACTGACATTTTTATTCATCCACCATATAAAGTTGAATCAGTGGATGCTCTAATTACAAATTTCCATACACCAAAGTCAACACTGCTTATGCTGGTTGCAGCATTTGCGGGATACGATTGTATTATGGATGCATATAAGGAGGCGGTGAAGGAGAAATACAGATTTTTTTCATATGGAGATGCAATGCTTATCATATAGTATAATATGGCATGTAATGTTTATGTTAAATCAATTGTATTTTTAATATTCAATATATTCGATTAAATGTTGAAAGAGAATTTTTTTAAGAATAAAAAAAATTTTTTAAAAAATTATTGACATATTGTCTTATGTTAGTTAAATTGCTTATTGATTGGATGTCCAATAAATTAAATGAAATTTCAAATTTTTATTTTTTTTATCAAAATATTGGTTGGACATTCATTCAAATGTTTAAAAAATTACTTAAATAATATAATACGATGCTATTGAAAGGGTGCATACATACACATACTACTTGTTCTGACGGAACGCTTACTCCGCAACAGGTAGCGATGCGGTATGAAGAAAAGGGGTATGATTTCATAGCCTTTACTGATCATGATTACCTTTTAAAACCTGGTTGTGATGCAATATACAACAATGTTAAATCGGGTATGGTAATTTTTCCAGGTGTGGAAATGACTGTTTTTTTAAAAGGATACATACATATTAACCGAATTTTTGGCGAAACCCAGATTCTTCATGTATTCAATCACCTACCTGAATATGATCTGGATATAGATCAAATCATGGATCGATTATATGAACTCCAAAAAATGTTCACTATTGATGTAATGGAAATCACAACAAAAGGTTTTAAAGTAAAACGTTTTGATGAAATGACATTTCCTCATCCCTCAATAGTTTCTGATGATGCACACGCGGCTATTGGAATTG comes from Spirochaetota bacterium and encodes:
- a CDS encoding S-adenosylmethionine:tRNA ribosyltransferase-isomerase, with protein sequence MSGIRRLYAKEYGAVAAPTAGLHFTDELLNQIRDKGAQIAFLTLYVSWGTFQPVRVDDIRLHKMHTEEYFLPKETVEAIYKAKESGGRIIAVGTTSLRVLESVYSNGKYSYGHGATDIFIHPPYKVESVDALITNFHTPKSTLLMLVAAFAGYDCIMDAYKEAVKEKYRFFSYGDAMLII
- a CDS encoding PHP domain-containing protein, with translation MLLKGCIHTHTTCSDGTLTPQQVAMRYEEKGYDFIAFTDHDYLLKPGCDAIYNNVKSGMVIFPGVEMTVFLKGYIHINRIFGETQILHVFNHLPEYDLDIDQIMDRLYELQKMFTIDVMEITTKGFKVKRFDEMTFPHPSIVSDDAHAAIGIGRAWIELDAKRDKDSILKAIKNGDFWNCYC